AAGACATGTAGAATGGGTCTAATATACTCCAATCAGGAGAACAATTGGTTTTACTATTTAGAGCCATATACAGACAAAAATCTAGAATCCCAGGGGAAGacaaaatatttctctctctgggTAACTTCAAGCCCTTAAAAACTAAAGTAGACCTCTATTAGCAAAAATCTGTGGAAAGAGGGCCACAAAATTCCTGGAACTCTAAGAGCAACCTAATATTTTAATAGCTCagggaaaatgagaaaacataagagaaaaatgTCCATGAAAATGGGAGGGCAGAAACTAAGAGCacaaattttacttttagaatttaaaattattggtttgatttaaatttaccataacatttcatttaaataattttattacctTCTCTAGCAATTTCTGTCAAGTTAAGGTCTCTCTAAAATATTACTAATTACAGACTTAACGGAAGGATAAATGAAACCCTAttagatgtttttctttataaatccCACAATTTCAATTCATAAAACCTTGTTTCTACTCTACTCAAAGTGGTTTGTCACTAGTTAATAAAACTTGATGACCTTTGCTAATGAATAAAACACATAATCCATTTGGTAAGCTTCCTGTTGGCACACGGTGTACAGTCAGAGCCGGTTCCTGCaattggggagggggcagggaggctggAACCCCTGTAATTTCTCCAGGTACTCCCCTCATAACCAGACCAGCGCTGGCACCTAAGGTGCatggaacagaaagaaaagagctcCTACTGTGATTCCTGTGAATGGCTCAGGGAGCGCGGAAGGGGACATTACTCTGGCCATCTCCTGCTCCAGCTGCAGCCTGCGGTTGACCTTCTGCTGGTAGGTCTTGATGACGTTTTCCACGTGCTGCTCCATGAAGAACTTGAATGCATATGGTGAGTAGCTCTTGATCCgagactctctcttctcctcatccCGGCTATTTTTGCGCACTGGAACTGGAGATGTCTGAATCAGCTTTTTGTCCTTCCCTGCTCGGTCGGCTTTGGCACCCTTGTGGCTCCTGTCGGGGGGCTCGGCGGGAAAGCCCAGCAGCCGCTGCCCCACGCCTGCACACAAGCGGTCCATGTCAGCCTGCTCGCCTGCGCCCCGCAGCAGCAGGTGCTTAGGGTAGGGCGGGGGCGGGCATCTGGCCTCTGCATCCCGCGCGTAGGGGCCTAGGCCCACCGGGGGCGGGTGCTCATCCACGGCATCCGGCCTGTCGGGCGCGGGGGCGGCCGCGGGCACCCAGGCCGGGTGGGAGGGCCCCACGGCCGTCTGCGGCTCTGGCCGCAGCACACGCACGCTCTTGACCGGGTGCAGGATGTGTGCAGCGGTCACCGCAGTGATAGTGTTGGGGGACGCCGTGGCCACGGGCTGCTGGTGGCTGTTGAAAGAGCTGCTTCTGCTGGGCATGGAACCCTCGGGCTGGAATGCCACCTGCTTCTGCAGAGAGTCACGGCGGGCCAGGGTGGGCACCAGCCATGGCTGGACTGAGGTGCCGCCGGTCTCGTATAGGTCCACATTGAGGCTGTTCCTGGAGAGGGCCGGAAGGCCCTGCGAGGGCACTAGCACGTGCACCTGCGGGGCCTGCTTGTGCACATGCGGCGGCACGTACAAACTGGCCGGGGGCCCTGCAGCCGAGAAGGCGTGGCTGGCCCCTGGCTGCCCTGCAGGGCCCTTGGCAGCCAGACCCGTGTACCCCACGGAGTCCGGCTGCGCCTTGTTCTGGAAGGAGGGGCTGCGCTGGATGCCGTAGCCCAGGGCCTCGCCAGGCATCAGCTGGTGCAGCCTGTAGTGCGGGCCTTGCAGGGGGAGACCCTGGCCCCCGGGCCCGGGTACAGCCATGGGGAAGTTCATCCCGGCAGGCTCCACACTTGCGGAGTAGCCCTTGGGCTGGTGCTGAGGCCCACTGTGGGAACTGACGCCACCGGTGAAGAGGAAGTCCATGTACTGCCGGGGCACCGCCTCCAGGGCGCCGCTGCCCTTGTAGGCTCCGCTCATCGCATGGTAGGTGGGGAAGGGGTCTCCTGCCCCTTCAAAGCTTGGCCTTCGTGGCACAGAGGTGGGCACCAAGCCCTTTCCTGCggaggaaagaaataatagatatgGCATTAGAGGGGTCTGCCTAGCGGGTTCTGACACTTTCGGGCCCTTTCATGACCCAGACCCTGAAGCAAGGCTGAACTCCTGCAGGGCAGATCCAGGTTGCCTGAATCAAAGTCTGCCTGGCCAGGGAGAGCCCTCAGAAACCCCTAGCAGAAGCAAGACGCTCCACAGTCACCACATCAGGCAGAAGTCACAGCCAAACATGGCTGTTTCCTGCACCACTGAACATGCACCAAAggccaaaagagaagaaaatgactaTAGACAGGGGCCTGTGGTCCCTTGAGAGCTGTACTGAGACAGGCCCAGAAAGGCTAAGCACAGTGATATGGATGGCCAGCCCCACATTGGGCGAGGAGACTGCTCTATCAAGAAAAAACATGAGTTTGTGTCCTCTTAACAGCAAAGACACAGCTTACAAAAGCCTCTGCAGTTCACATTCAATGTAAAGTGGGTTTTTCCCAGGCCACAAAATAGGGGACACTCCTTTGCTAAGTGTCTTGAGTCCCTATCACATACAGGGACCTTGGGCACCAGGAAACAGTCCCATCTGCTCCATCCTGGAAGAGAACTATCCATGGAGGGCCAGGGAGGCAGAGCATTTGCTGCTGGAGCCTCTGGCCTCCCCAGCACCACTACC
The DNA window shown above is from Saccopteryx bilineata isolate mSacBil1 chromosome 2, mSacBil1_pri_phased_curated, whole genome shotgun sequence and carries:
- the LATS2 gene encoding serine/threonine-protein kinase LATS2 isoform X6; this encodes MRPKTFPATTYSGNSRQRLQEIREGLKQPPKSSTRGPPVVPSDTSLDTKVLGGKDVAQQQQQLPRAAPKFGPYQKALREIRYSLLPFANESGPPAAAEVNRQMLQELVNAGCDQEMAGRALKQTGSRSIEAALDYISKMGYLDPRKEQIVRVIKQTSPGKGLVPTSVPRRPSFEGAGDPFPTYHAMSGAYKGSGALEAVPRQYMDFLFTGGVSSHSGPQHQPKGYSASVEPAGMNFPMAVPGPGGQGLPLQGPHYRLHQLMPGEALGYGIQRSPSFQNKAQPDSVGYTGLAAKGPAGQPGASHAFSAAGPPASLYVPPHVHKQAPQVHVLVPSQGLPALSRNSLNVDLYETGGTSVQPWLVPTLARRDSLQKQVAFQPEGSMPSRSSSFNSHQQPVATASPNTITAVTAAHILHPVKSVRVLRPEPQTAVGPSHPAWVPAAAPAPDRPDAVDEHPPPVGLGPYARDAEARCPPPPYPKHLLLRGAGEQADMDRLCAGVGQRLLGFPAEPPDRSHKGAKADRAGKDKKLIQTSPVPVRKNSRDEEKRESRIKSYSPYAFKFFMEQHVENVIKTYQQKVNRRLQLEQEMARAGLCEAEQEQMRKILYQKESNYNRLKRAKMDKSMFVKIKTLGVGAFGEVCLACKVDTHALYAMKTLRKKDVLNRNQVAHVKAERDILAEADNEWVVKLYYSFQDKDSLYFVMDYIPGGDMMSLLIRLEVFPEHLARFYIAELTLAIESVHKMGFIHRDIKPDNILIDLDGHIKLTDFGLCTGFRWTHNSKYYQKGSHIRQDSMEPGDLWDDVSNCRCGDRLKTLEQRARKQHQRCLAHSLVGTPNYIAPEVLLRKGHHLLRQH